The Melospiza georgiana isolate bMelGeo1 chromosome 9, bMelGeo1.pri, whole genome shotgun sequence genome has a segment encoding these proteins:
- the RAD54L gene encoding DNA repair and recombination protein RAD54-like isoform X1 produces MRRSLAPSQLAKRKAGDEDEEEEEEDWRPPTGRKRQKAAAEAESGECYRSPFRKPLAPLTNRPHCLDSSQHEAFIRSILSKPFKVPIPNYKGPLGLRSLGVKRAGVRGPLHDPFEEGALVLYEPPVLSAHDQLKIDKDKAPVHVVVDPVLSRVLRPHQREGVKFLWDCVTSRRIPGSHGCIMADEMGLGKTLQCITLMWTLLRQSPDCKPEIEKAVVVSPSSLVRNWYNEVEKWLGGRIQPLAIDGGSKEEIDRKLAGFMNQHGRRVPSPILIISYETFRLHAEVLQKGTVGLVICDEGHRLKNSENQTYQALNSLNTPRRVLISGTPIQNDLLEYFSLVHFVNSGILGTAQEFKRHFEMPILKGRDADASEAERHKGEERLKELISIVNRCLIRRTSDILSKYLPVKIEQVVCCRLTPLQTELYKNFLKQAKPVEELKEGKISVSSLSSITSLKKLCNHPALIYDKCVEEEEGFIGALGLFPSGYSTKSVEPQLSGKMLVLDYILAVTKSTSNDKVVLVSNYTQTLDLFEKLCRSRRYLYVRLDGTMSIKKRAKIVERFNSPSSPEFIFMLSSKAGGCGLNLIGANRLVMFDPDWNPANDEQAMARVWRDGQKKMCYIYRLLSTGTIEEKIFQRQTHKKALSSCVVDEEQDVERHFSLGELKELFTLNETTTSDTHDKIKCRRCVNGHQVRPPPEGSDCTSDLSQWQHCADRRGLQDPVLRAAWEAAVTFTFHHHSHEEQRGIP; encoded by the exons AGGAGGAGCCTGGCCCCCAGCCAGCTGGCCAAGAGGAAGGCGGGCGATGAagatgaggaagaagaggaggaggactGGCGGCCCCCGACG GGCCGCAAGAGGCAgaaggcagctgctgaggcagagAGTGGGGAGTGTTACCGCTCGCCTTTCCGCAAGCCCTTGGCCCCGCTGACCAACAGACCCCACTGCctggacagcagccagcac GAGGCTTTTATCCGCAGTATTTTGTCCAAACCCTTCAAAGTCCCCATTCCAAATTATAAAG GGCCCCTGGGCTTGCGCTCCCTGGGAGTCAAACGGGCAGGAGTGAGGGGTCCTCTCCATGACCCATTTGAGGAGGGAGCTCTGGTTCTGTACGAGCCCCCCGTGCTGAGTGCCCATGACCAGCTGAAAATAGACAA GGACAAGGCACCTGTCCATGTTGTGGTGGATCCTGTCCTCAGCCGTGTTTTACGACCCCATCAGAGAGAA GGGGTGAAATTCCTCTGGGACTGTGTGACGAGCCGGCGGATCCCTGGGAGCCATGGCTGCATCATGGCAGACGAGATGGGGCTGGGCAAAACTCTGCAGTGCATCACACTCATGTGGACGCTGCTCCGGCAGAGCCCGGACTGCAAGCCCGAAATCGAGAAAGCCGTGGTGGTGTCTCCCTCCAGCCTGGTGAGAAACTGGTACAATGAAGTAGAGAAATGGCTGGGGGGAAGGATCCAGCCACTGGCCATTGATGGAGGCTCCAAAGAAGAGATTGACCGTAAACTAG CTGGCTTTATGAACCAGCATGGCCGGCGAGTGCCCTCACCCATCCTGATAATCTCCTACGAGACCTTCCGACTGCACGCCGAGGTGCTGCAGAAGGGCACTGTGGGGCTGGTCATCTGTGATGAG ggcCACAGACTGAAGAACTCTGAAAACCAAACCTACCAGGCTCTCAACAGCTTAAACACGCCTCGACGAGTCCTTATCTCAGGCACCCCTATTCAGAATGACCTGCTGGAGTATTTCAGCCTGGTGCACTTTGTCAATTCAGGCATCCTGG GAACTGCACAGgaatttaaaagacattttgaaaTGCCCAtcttgaaaggaagagatgcaGATGCAAGTGAAGCTGAGCGACACAAGGGAGAAGAGAGGCTTAAAGAGCTAATCAGTATTGTGAACAG GTGTTTAATTAGGAGAACTTCAGACATCCTGTCCAAATACCTGCCAGTGAAGATTGAACAGGTGGTCTGCTGCAG ACTGACACCTCTGCAGACTGAGCTGTACAAGAACTTCCTGAAGCAAGCCAAGCCAgtggaggagctgaaggagggCAAAATCAGTGTTTCATCTCTCTCTTCCATCACGTCCTTGAAGAAGCTCTGTAATC ATCCTGCTCTTATCTATGATAAGTGtgtggaagaggaagaaggattTATTGGAGCCCTGGGCTTGTTCCCTTCTGGCTACAGCACCAAATCTGTGGAGCCCCAACTTTCAG GAAAGATGCTGGTTTTGGATTACATCCTTGCTGTTACCAAAAGCACCAGTAATGACAAAGTTGTTTTAGTGTCTAACTACACTCAGACACTGGATCTATTTGAAAAGCTCTGCCGGAGCAGAAG GTATCTGTACGTGAGGCTGGACGGCACCATGTCCATTAAAAAGAGAGCGAAGATCGTGGAGCGGTTCAACAGCCCCTCG AGCCCTGAGTTCATCTTCATGTTGAGCAGCAAAGCAGGTGGCTGTGGTTTGAACCTGATTGGGGCCAACAGGCTGGTGATGTTTGACCCTGACTGGAACCCGGCCAACGACGAGCAGGCCATGGCTCGGGTGTGGAGGGACGGCCAGAAGAAGATGTGCTACATCTACCGCCTGCTCTCG ACAGGGACCATAGAGGAGAAGATATTCCAGCGCCAGACCCACAAGAAGGCCCTGAGCAGCTGCGTGGTGGATGAGGAGCAGGATGTAGAAAGGCATTTCTCCCTTGGGGAGCTGAAGGAGCTCTTCACACTGAATGAGACCACCACCAGTGACACCCATGACAA GATCAAGTGTCGGCGCTGTGTGAACGGGCACCAGGTGCGGCCCCCTCCGGAGGGCTCCGACTGCACGTCGGACCTGTCGCAGTGGCAGCACTGCGCGGACAGGCGCGGCCTGCAGGACCCCGTGCTGAGGGCGGCTTGGGAGGCTGCTGTCACCTTCACCTTCCATCACCACTCCCACGAGGAGCAGCGAGGGATTCCCTGA
- the RAD54L gene encoding DNA repair and recombination protein RAD54-like isoform X2 translates to MADEMGLGKTLQCITLMWTLLRQSPDCKPEIEKAVVVSPSSLVRNWYNEVEKWLGGRIQPLAIDGGSKEEIDRKLAGFMNQHGRRVPSPILIISYETFRLHAEVLQKGTVGLVICDEGHRLKNSENQTYQALNSLNTPRRVLISGTPIQNDLLEYFSLVHFVNSGILGTAQEFKRHFEMPILKGRDADASEAERHKGEERLKELISIVNRCLIRRTSDILSKYLPVKIEQVVCCRLTPLQTELYKNFLKQAKPVEELKEGKISVSSLSSITSLKKLCNHPALIYDKCVEEEEGFIGALGLFPSGYSTKSVEPQLSGKMLVLDYILAVTKSTSNDKVVLVSNYTQTLDLFEKLCRSRRYLYVRLDGTMSIKKRAKIVERFNSPSSPEFIFMLSSKAGGCGLNLIGANRLVMFDPDWNPANDEQAMARVWRDGQKKMCYIYRLLSTGTIEEKIFQRQTHKKALSSCVVDEEQDVERHFSLGELKELFTLNETTTSDTHDKIKCRRCVNGHQVRPPPEGSDCTSDLSQWQHCADRRGLQDPVLRAAWEAAVTFTFHHHSHEEQRGIP, encoded by the exons ATGGCAGACGAGATGGGGCTGGGCAAAACTCTGCAGTGCATCACACTCATGTGGACGCTGCTCCGGCAGAGCCCGGACTGCAAGCCCGAAATCGAGAAAGCCGTGGTGGTGTCTCCCTCCAGCCTGGTGAGAAACTGGTACAATGAAGTAGAGAAATGGCTGGGGGGAAGGATCCAGCCACTGGCCATTGATGGAGGCTCCAAAGAAGAGATTGACCGTAAACTAG CTGGCTTTATGAACCAGCATGGCCGGCGAGTGCCCTCACCCATCCTGATAATCTCCTACGAGACCTTCCGACTGCACGCCGAGGTGCTGCAGAAGGGCACTGTGGGGCTGGTCATCTGTGATGAG ggcCACAGACTGAAGAACTCTGAAAACCAAACCTACCAGGCTCTCAACAGCTTAAACACGCCTCGACGAGTCCTTATCTCAGGCACCCCTATTCAGAATGACCTGCTGGAGTATTTCAGCCTGGTGCACTTTGTCAATTCAGGCATCCTGG GAACTGCACAGgaatttaaaagacattttgaaaTGCCCAtcttgaaaggaagagatgcaGATGCAAGTGAAGCTGAGCGACACAAGGGAGAAGAGAGGCTTAAAGAGCTAATCAGTATTGTGAACAG GTGTTTAATTAGGAGAACTTCAGACATCCTGTCCAAATACCTGCCAGTGAAGATTGAACAGGTGGTCTGCTGCAG ACTGACACCTCTGCAGACTGAGCTGTACAAGAACTTCCTGAAGCAAGCCAAGCCAgtggaggagctgaaggagggCAAAATCAGTGTTTCATCTCTCTCTTCCATCACGTCCTTGAAGAAGCTCTGTAATC ATCCTGCTCTTATCTATGATAAGTGtgtggaagaggaagaaggattTATTGGAGCCCTGGGCTTGTTCCCTTCTGGCTACAGCACCAAATCTGTGGAGCCCCAACTTTCAG GAAAGATGCTGGTTTTGGATTACATCCTTGCTGTTACCAAAAGCACCAGTAATGACAAAGTTGTTTTAGTGTCTAACTACACTCAGACACTGGATCTATTTGAAAAGCTCTGCCGGAGCAGAAG GTATCTGTACGTGAGGCTGGACGGCACCATGTCCATTAAAAAGAGAGCGAAGATCGTGGAGCGGTTCAACAGCCCCTCG AGCCCTGAGTTCATCTTCATGTTGAGCAGCAAAGCAGGTGGCTGTGGTTTGAACCTGATTGGGGCCAACAGGCTGGTGATGTTTGACCCTGACTGGAACCCGGCCAACGACGAGCAGGCCATGGCTCGGGTGTGGAGGGACGGCCAGAAGAAGATGTGCTACATCTACCGCCTGCTCTCG ACAGGGACCATAGAGGAGAAGATATTCCAGCGCCAGACCCACAAGAAGGCCCTGAGCAGCTGCGTGGTGGATGAGGAGCAGGATGTAGAAAGGCATTTCTCCCTTGGGGAGCTGAAGGAGCTCTTCACACTGAATGAGACCACCACCAGTGACACCCATGACAA GATCAAGTGTCGGCGCTGTGTGAACGGGCACCAGGTGCGGCCCCCTCCGGAGGGCTCCGACTGCACGTCGGACCTGTCGCAGTGGCAGCACTGCGCGGACAGGCGCGGCCTGCAGGACCCCGTGCTGAGGGCGGCTTGGGAGGCTGCTGTCACCTTCACCTTCCATCACCACTCCCACGAGGAGCAGCGAGGGATTCCCTGA
- the LRRC41 gene encoding leucine-rich repeat-containing protein 41 → MAARRRRPVPEAVMAAERPRSLFALSAAAVSRSMAALERDVWALPGHLLRALLPLLTIFHLERAEDAARRAGLSTQPIWRKLWEDVMKTRPPNSESITCWRKKFLETFFSNVLHGVLDVSSDWRLHDRHFSPLLHSSPHVSQLTLCNMLQGAVELTAQHNHEVLENLAASLRVLKFQHLLFCDQSVSRSLVLLLHRLIHHGSVSQVSMCSWPVPDTVLLVLILTMSAGFWRSGNALTCHGSPCGLCREEDKAQGQQSAQEGAERGCDAEQEGSGAENQKRSPEEADACMTSVLSGPRSPPLRNPACEETSSEVPCGHTNIQGGSSPCSSSQQLSCHPVPRKTRRWQKPAAGRKRRCLRRSRGHYADPEDLYDFVFTVAREDNSGLLDKTRTTEGENTENWTSSSPGSPCTGHVGCKKRGGPAATLSLKAAHRFRSVSTLELFSIPLTGETCRTLSNLLSSWVSLENLVLSYNGLNANISCILSGLRALSRHPECRFRVLRVSDMFSHMPCVELVRCALSALPQLRTLSVSFDLKNQLEATTPEASPSCSEAEIPESCLEVLEIRFPREPLHAALLLPVLKASKSLQQLSLDSATLPCPQELGLLLEVLKECTPNLKKLSFHDVNLAEHQKEVLLLLQDPGLQEITFSFCRLFESSTAEFLSEIINTVKRNSSLKSLKLPGNRLGNHRLVALADIFSEDSSSSLCQLDVSSNCIKPDGLLEFTKKLEGHIQQRGGQLPFTQLRLFQNWLDQDAETAQEALRRLRALCSVVNDAWDSSQAFADYISVM, encoded by the exons ATGGCTGCGCGGCGCAGGCGGCCCGTGCCCGAGGCGGTGATGGCGGCCGAGCGGCCGCGCAGCCTGTTCGCGCTGAGCGCGGCCGCCGTGAGCCGCAGCATGGCCGCCCTGGAGCGGGACGTTTGGG CGCTGCCCGGGCACCTCCTGCGGGCGCTCCTGCCGCTCCTCACCATCTTCCACCTCGAGCGGGCCGAGGACGCCGCGCGGAGAGCAG GCCTCTCGACACAGCCCATCTGGCGCAAGCTGTGGGAAGATGTGATGAAAACCAGGCCGCCCAACTCGGAG AGCATAACATGCTGGAGGAAGAAGTTCCTTGAAACATTCTTCTCCAATGTCCTCCATGGTGTCCTGGACGTTTCCTCTGACTGGCGCCTCCACGACCGTCACTTCTCGCCGCTGCTGCACAGCTCCCCGCACGTTTCCCAGCTCACCCTCTGCAACATGCTCCAGGGGGCCGTGGAACTCACTGCCCAGCACAACCACGAGGTGCTGGAAAACCTGGCTGCCTCCCTGCGGGTCTTGAAGTTCCAGCACCTCCTCTTCTGTGACCAGTCCGTCAGCCGCTCGCTGGTTTTGCTCCTCCACCGGCTGATCCACCACGGCTCTGTCAGCCAGGTGTCCATGTGCTCCTGGCCTGTTCCTGACACGGTTCTTCTCGTCCTCATCCTCACCATGAGCGCTGGGTTTTGGCGCTCGGGAAATGCCCTCACCTGTCACGGCAGCCCGTGTGGCCTTTGCAGAGAGGAGGACAAAGCCCAAGGCCAGCAGTCAgcacaggagggagcagagaggggctgtGATGCTGAGCAGGAGGGGAGCGGTGCTGAGAACCAGAAGAGATCCCCAGAAGAGGCTGATGCTTGCATGACCTCTGTCCTCTCTGGCCCCAGAAGTCCTCCCCTGCGAAACCCAGCATGTGAAGAGACAAGCAGTGAGGTGCCTTGTGGCCACACTAACATTCAGGGGGGCTCTTCCCCTTGTtccagctcacagcagctgtcCTGTCACCCCGTTCCTCGAAAGACACGCAGATGGCAGAAACCTGCAGCGGGGAGGAAACGTCGCTGCCTCAGGCGAAGCAGGGGACACTATGCTGACCCAGAAGATCTCTatgattttgtttttactgtTGCTAGAGAGGATAATTCAGGGTTACTGGACAAAACCAGGACCACAGAGGGAGAGAACACTGAGAACTGGACTAGTTCTTCCCCAGGATCTCCATGCACTGGCCATGTTGGCTGTAAGAAAAGAGGAGGACCTGCTGCAACCCTTTCTCTGAAAGCTGCTCACCGCTTCCGAAGTGTCTCCACACTGGAATTGTTCTCCATTCCTTTGACTGGGGAGACATGTCGGACTCTGAGTAacctgctgagctcctgggtgTCTCTAGAAAACCTGGTTCTGTCCTACAATG GCCTGAATGCCAACATCTCCTGCATCCTGTCGGGGCTCCGGGCCCTGTCACGGCACCCCGAGTGCCGGTTCCGCGTGCTCCGCGTGAGCGACATGTTCTCGCACATGCCCTGCGTGGAGCTCGTGCGCTGCGCCCTGAgcgccctgccccagctccgcACGCTCTCCGTCAGCTTCGACCTCAAAAACCAGCTGGAGGCCACCACGCCAGAGGCGAGCCCGAGCTGCAGTGAGGCAGAAATCCCAG AAAGCTGCCTGGAAGTGCTGGAGATCCGATTCCCCAGAGAACCTCTGCACGCTGCGCTCCTGCTGCCGGTGCTCAAGGCGTCCAAGTCCCTCCAGCAGCTGTCCCTTgacagtgccaccctgccctgcccccaggagctggggctccTTTTGGAGGTGCTCAAAG aGTGTACTCCAAATTTGAAGAAACTGAGCTTTCATGATGTAAACCTGGCTGAGCACCAGAAAGAAGTTCTGCTTCTGCTTCAGGATCCTGGCCTACAAG aaatcacCTTTTCCTTCTGCCGGCTGTTTGAAAGCTCTACTGCTGAGTTTTTGTCAGAAATAATCAATACAGTGAAAAGAAATTCATCACTCAAGAGCCTCAAACTGCCTGGGAACCGCCTTG GGAATCACAGGCTGGTTGCCCTTGCAGACATTTTCTCTGAagattcctcctcttctctctgCCAGCTGGATGTCAG CTCAAACTGCATCAAACCTGATGGGCTCCTGGAGTTCACCAAGAAGCTGGAAGGCCACATCCAGCAGAGAGGGGGACAGCTTCCATTCACACAGCTGCGCCTGTTCCAGAACTGGCTGGACCAGGATGCAGAGACAGCGCAGGAGGCGCTGCGGCGGCTCAGGGCCCTGTGCAGCGTGGTCAACGACGCCTGGGACTCCTCCCAGGCCTTTGCTGACTACATCAGTGTCATGTAG
- the LOC131086723 gene encoding cytochrome b-c1 complex subunit 6, mitochondrial — MGQRGDPCAEEEEEEQELVDPLTTLREQCEQIEKCVKAREQLELCNERVASRSHTEEQCTEELFDFLHARDHCVAHKLFSKLK, encoded by the exons ATGGGGCAGCGCGGTGATCCCTGCGCCGAG gaggaagaggaagagcaaGAGCTCGTG GACCCCCTGACCACGCTGCGGGAGCAGTGCGAGCAGATCGAGAAATGCGTGAAGGCgcgggagcagctggagctgtgtaaCGAGCGGGTGGCATCCCGCTCCCACACGGAGGAGCAGTGCACTGAGGAGCTCTTCGACTTCCTGCACGCCAGGGACCACTGT GTTGCTCACAAGCTTTTCAGTAAGCTGAAGTGA
- the NSUN4 gene encoding LOW QUALITY PROTEIN: 5-methylcytosine rRNA methyltransferase NSUN4 (The sequence of the model RefSeq protein was modified relative to this genomic sequence to represent the inferred CDS: inserted 2 bases in 1 codon; deleted 2 bases in 2 codons) produces MLLELRQAWCGTPSLGSLFLSYSSPPAPPVTASCHSLWSCHLTLQKGLMDFWLPRTQGWILPEEHEGWVGVLAVEVFCLLTLLLFFPXQAATAPRIPSTRLALHHFDTSYSLHLGALWPSVRAGLLCEQKYGALLNNFAAADHVPEELELLNATDFISEALQKVQQCQRGAAVGEAATGCQEGSGEGRTGMQAEMVTQAEMSPPCTSISSKIKCYTFPRGDITRFRPARPDGLVLLDYYLMDAASLLPVLALDVQPDDFVLDLCAAPGGKTLALLQTGFCGHVAANDISVSRTKRLYQILQSYVPKEVRDIVSVTSYDGRDWDQVKGGTFHKVLVDVPCTTDRHSAMEEDNNIFHRRRTKERQMLPMLQLQLLMAGILAARPGGAVLYSTCSLSPLQNECVVERALDVARAQFNISLHPEDLSHFRMLFQDTFSFFSECQLGELVLPHLTANFGPMYFCKLRRE; encoded by the exons atgcttcttgaactcagACAGGCTTGGTGTGGgaccccttccctggggagccttttcCTGTCATACAGCAGT CCCCCCGCCCCCCCTGTCACAGCTTCATGCCAttccctctggtcctgtcac CTCACACTCCAGAAAGGCCTCATGGACTTCTGGCTGCCCAGAACCCAGGGCTGGATTCTCCCAGAAGAGCATGAAGGCTGGGTGGGGGTGCTGGCTGTTGAGGTATTTTGTCTTTTAACGCTTCTGTTGTTTTTCCC ACAGGCTGCCACGGCCCCACGCATCCCATCCACGCGGCTGGCCTTGCACCACTTTGACACCAGCTACAGCCTGCACCTGGGGGCCCTGTGGCCCTCAGTCCGTGCTGGCCTGCTCTGTGAGCAGAAATATGGAGCCCTGCTCAACAACTTCGCTGCTGCTGACCATGTTCCtgaagagctggagctgctcaacGCCACtgatttcatttctgaggcccTTCAGAAGGTGCAGCAATGTCAGCGGGGTGCGGCTGTGGGGGAAGCGGCCACAGGGTGCCAGGAGGGCTCTGGTGAGGGCAGGACTGGGATGCAGGCAGAAATGGTGACACAGGCAGAGATGTCCCCACCTTGCACGTCCATCAGCTCCAAAATCAAGTGTTACACCTTCCCCAGGGGTGACATCACGCGCTTTCGCCCTGCACG GCCAGATGGGCTGGTGCTCCTCGACTATTACCTCATGGATGCAGCAtctctcctgcctgtgctggcactcGACGTGCAGCCAGATGACTTTGTCCTCGACCTCTGTGCTGCTCCGGGTGGGAAGactctggctctgctgcagacTGGGTTTTGTG GGCATGTGGCAGCAAATGATATCTCCGTTTCCCGGACAAAGAGGCTGTACCAGATTCTGCAGAGCTATGTGCCCAAAGAAGTCAGGGACATTGTGAGTGTCACGTCCTACGATGGAAGGGACTGGGACCAGGTGAAAGGAGGCACTTTCCATAAG gtgctggtggATGTGCCCTGCACGACAGACAGACACTCTGCCATGGAGGAGGACAACAACATCTTCCACAGGAGGAGAACCAAAGAGCGCCAGATGCTGCccatgctgcagctgcagctgctgat GGCCGGGATCCTGGCGGCCAGGCcgggaggagctgtgctgtacTCCACGTGCTCGCTGTCCCCGCTGCAGAACGAGTGCGTGGTGGAGAGGGCTCTGGACGTGGCACGAGCCCAGTTCAACATCAGCCTGCACCCAGAGGACCTGAGCCACTTCAGGATGCTCTTCCAGGacaccttttccttcttctcgGAGTGCCAGCTCGGGGAGCTTGTCCTGCCTCACCTCACAGCCAACTTTGGGCCCATGTACTTCTGCAAATTACGTCGGGAGTAG
- the LOC131086640 gene encoding vitamin D3 hydroxylase-associated protein-like translates to MPQSALSHTESVTVTQPESPPLAHGEPEKLRGTPCPEERLCPCRIAAGDSLWRGRDGPGQPGKVSCTCLAFPSHRVLPQSPEVHVMLQQQQLRQLLPEGKGDTGTALALLGGSVAALGLWKWLGRKRIQRKMEEARRTREEGMKKMAKAVQQFREQVPSVQRDAILSLPLLELSGRLQEGSLSPRTVLYTYLEKALEVTQQTNCLRHFIPECEEQLQEIERRTEKGLLYGIPVSIKDHIGHKGHLATCGLMQCLDTVMEEDSVLVKVLKKQGAIPFAMTNVPQSLFSYECSNPIFGQTLNPLDPQRSPGGSSGGEGALIAGGGSILGMGSDVGGSIRLPSSFCGLCGLKPTAERLSLSGVTGPVNGIVAVPCALGPMARDVDSLALCMKALLCQETFQLDPTVPPIPFNEEVYSSSAPLRVGYYDTDGYFPLPPCMRRAVKETRSALQAAGHQLVPFSPPRIPYVINELFMKTFFADGGRAFLDVFTGNIVDPGLKAQVNACKMPRLVKKLLALLLKPLFPRLADHLSSMAGMRSVQEMWDHQHQIQVYRSQFISQWQQLQLDVVLCPVLGPAFTMGYPRKLLGAISSTMLYNVLNFPAGVVPVSTVTEADEEELKLYKGCCDDPWDRTLKQAVSGAVGMPVAVQCVALPWQEELCLRFMKEVETLSRGGRRVA, encoded by the exons GGGGGAGGGATGGgcctgggcagccagggaaggTGTCCTGCACCTGccttgcttttccttctcacCGTGTCCTTCCTCAGAGCCCAGAGGTGCACGtgatgctccagcagcagcagctgaggcagctcctgccagagGGGAAGGGGGACACTGGCACTGCCCTCGCCCTGCTCGGGGGCTCcgtggcagccctggggctctggaaaTGGCTGGGCAGAAAGAGGATCCAGAGGAAAATGGAGGAGGCTCGGAGGACCCGGGAGGAGGGCATGAAGAAGATGGCAAAGGCTGTGCAGCAGTTCAGGGAGCAG GTCCCCAGTGTCCAGAGAGATGCCattctgtccctgcccctgctggaACTCTCTGGAAGACTCCAGGAAGGGTCTCTGTCCCCCAGGACCGTCCTCTACACCTACTTGGAGAAG GCCCTGGAAGTGACCCAGCAGACAAACTGCTTGCGACACTTTATCCCAgagtgtgaggagcagctccaggaaatCGAGCGGCGCACGGAGAAGGGGCTGCTCTATGGCATCCCTGTCAGCATCAAGGACCACATCGGCCACAAG gggCACCTGGCAACCTGTGGGCTCATGCAGTGCTTGGACACTGTGATGGAGGAGGACAGTGTCCTGGTCAAGGTCCTGAAGAAACAAGGGGCCATCCCATTTGCAATGACCAATGTGCCACAATCCCTCTTCAG cTACGAATGCAGCAACCCCATCTTTGGGCAGACCTTGAACCCCCTGGACCCTCAGAGGAGCCCCGGGGGCTCCTCGGGAGGGGAGGGAGCTCTGATTGCAGGGGGAGGCTCCATCCTGGGCATGGGCTCGGACGTGGGCGGCAGCATCCGCCTGCCCTCCAGCTTCTGCGGGCTCTGCGGCCTCAAACCCACAGCCGAGAGACTCAG CCTGTCTGGAGTGACTGGCCCTGTCAACGGCATCGTGGCAG TCCCTTGTGCCCTGGGGCCCATGGCACGGGACGTGGACAGCCTGGCCCTGTGCatgaaggctctgctctgccaggagaCGTTCCAGCTGGACCCCACCGTGCCCCCAATCCCCTTCAACGAGGAG GTGtactccagctctgctcccctgcgGGTCGGGTACTACGACACCGACGGCTACTTCCCTCTGCCCCCCTGCATGAGGAGGGCAGTGAAGGAAACCAGGagtgctctgcaggcagctgggcaCCAG CTGGTGCCCTTCTCTCCCCCTCGGATCCCCTATGTCATCAATGAGCTGTTTATGAAGACGTTTTTTGCTGATGGAGGCCGTGCCTTCTTGGATGTGTT CACAGGAAATATTGTGGATCCAGGCTTGAAAGCACAGGTGAATGCCTGCAAGATGCCAAGGCTGGTGAAgaagctgctggctctgcttctTAAACCTCTG TTCCCCCGCCTGGCTGACCACCTGAGCTCCATGGCTGGAATGAG GTCAGTGCAGGAGATGTGGGATCACCAGCATCAAATACAG gtGTACCGCTCCCAGTTCATCAGCCAGTGGCAGCAACTCCAGCTGGACGTggtgctgtgccctgtcctggggcCTGCCTTCACCATGGGATACCCCAGGAAACTCCTCG GTGCCATCTCCTCCACGATGCTGTACAACGTCTTGAACTTCCCCGCCGGGGTTGTCCCTGTCAGCACCGTGACAGAGGCGGATGAGGAAGAGCTGAAGCTGTACAAAGGATGCTGTGATGACCCCTGGGACCGGACACTGAAACAG GCTGTGTCAGGAGCCGTGGGGATGCCCGTGGCCGTGCAGTGcgtggccctgccctggcaggaggagctgtgcctgcGCTTCATGAAGGAGGTGGAGACCCTGAGCCGTGGTGGCAGGAGAGTGGCATAG